The region CGTCCGTACGTCGTACACCAGGGTCTTGAAGCCACTCGCTGTTGCCTGGCTGCACGGTTCGGCGAAGCGCCCGCCGGCGACCTTCCACCTGACCGGCCGGCGGTTGCGGCTGTGGCTCGCCGCCGCCGGTACGCCGGCGGCTCCCGACTGCTTTCTGTTGCGGCTGGGCGCCGACGAGCCGGAGTGCTGGGAGCCGATCGGCGTCGCGCTCGCCGCAGCAGGGCTGTCGGGGGAGCTGCTCGGCCCGGCCGAGGGCGGCCCCGCGTACCGGATCGCCGGCCGCCGCCGGTTGGCCCGGCTAGCCGAGCTGGTCGGCGCGCCGCCGCCCGCGACACCCCCCGACGCCTGGCCCACGCGCCCCTAACCCCTCCGCACCACCCCTCAGCCCGTCGATCATGGAGGCGTGGTGGGGACCTACTGCTCCTTTGGGGCTAAAACACCCACCACAAGTCCATGATCGACCAGGGTTCGGCGGCGGTGGCCGGGTGTCTGGTGTTGGACATCGGGTGGGGGAATCCGGGCGGGAAGGGGCGGGTTGGACGTCGGTCGTGGGGCCGGGATCGTCACGGTGACCCTCTCGAGGCCCTACCCACGGTGTACGGTGGCGCCGTCCGACAGTGCCGAAGCGGTTTACCGCCCCCGAAACCCGAAACGCGGGCGGCGCGTTACGTTGGACATCCGGACCGTCGGTGCGACGGCGGGTCGAGAGCGGTCACTGCCCGGGCGCCGGCAGGCCACGAGCAGGAGTGAGGTCGGGGAGAGACGTGCCTAGCAATGCTGGAACCACCCGTCTGGTCATCGTCGAGTCACCGGCGAAGGCCAAGACGATCTCGGGCTACCTTGGCCCGGGGTACGTCGTGGAGGCCAGCTTCGGTCACGTCCGCGACCTGCCGCGCAACGCCGCCGACGTGCCGGCCAAGTACAAGGGCGAGTCCTGGGCCCGGCTCGGGGTGGACGTGGACAACGGCTTCCACGCGCTCTACGTCGTCTCCGCCGACCGCAAGCAGCAGATCAGCAAGCTGGTGAAGCTGGCCAAGGAGGTCGACGAGATCTTCCTGGCGACGGATGAGGACCGCGAGGGCGAGGCGATCGCCTGGCACCTGGTGGAGACGCTCAAGCCCAAGGTCCCGGTCAAGCGGATGGTCTTCCACGAGATCACCAAGCCGGCGATCCAGGCGGCGGTGGCCAACCCCCGGGAGATCGACCGCGACCTGGTCGACGCCCAGGAGGCACGACGGATCCTCGACCGGCTCTACGGCTACGAGGTTTCGCCGGTGCTCTGGAAGAAGGTCATGCCGAAGCTCTCGGCCGGCCGGGTGCAGTCCGTGGCGACCCGCATCGTGGTCGAGCGGGAGCGGCAGCGGATGGCGTTCCGCACCGCCGAATACTGGGACATCCTGGCCACCCTTGCCGTGGCCGACGCCGGTGAGGGCCCGCGCGCCTTCAACGCCACACTGATCGCGTTGAACGGCGACCGGATCGCCACCGGTAAGGACTTCGAGCCGACGACGGGTCGCGTCCGGGCCGGTGCCGGAGTCGTCCACCTCGACGAGGGCGGCGCCCGTGGGCTGGCGGCCCGACTGGAGGGGCGGCCGTTCACCGTCACCCGGGTCGAGGAGAAGCCCTACCGTCGCCGCCCGTACGCGCCGTTCATCACCTCCACCCTCCAGCAGGAGGCCGCCCGCAAGCTGCGCCTGTCGTCACAGCAGACGATGCGTACCGCCCAGCGGCTGTACGAGAACGGCTACATCACCTATATGCGTACCGACTCGGTGAACCTGTCGGAGACCGCCATCTCGGCGGCCCGCCGGCAGATCGTCGAGCTGTACGGCGAGCGCAGCGTGCCGCCGGAGCCGCGTCGCTACACCGGCAAGGTGAAGAACGCGCAGGAGGCGCACGAGGCGATCCGCCCGGCGGGGGACAACTTCCGCACCCCGGGCGAGGTCGCCAAGGAGTTGTCGGCCGAGGAGTTCAAGCTCTACGAGCTGATCTGGCGGCGGACCATCGCCTCGCAGATGACCGACGCGGTCGGTTCCAGTGTCTCGGTGCGCATCCGGGCGGTCTCCACCTCGCAGGAGGAAGCCGACTTCGGGGCGACCGGTAAGACGATCACGGACCCGGGCTTCCTGCGCGCGTACGTCGAGTCCAGCGACGACGAGAACGCCGAGGCCGAGGACGCCGAGCGTCGCCTGCCCACCCTGGTCAAGGACCAGCCGCTGACCGCCGACGAGCTGGCCGCGCAGGGTCACCACACCCAGCCGCCGTCGCGCTACACGGAAGCGTCGCTGGTCAAGGCCCTGGAGGAGTTGGGCATCGGCCGCCCGTCCACCTACGCGTCGATCATGCAGACGATCCAGGACCGGGGGTACGTCACCAAGCGCGGTCAGGCGATGATCCCGACCTTCCTGGCCTTCGCGGTGATCGGGTTGATGGAGCGGCACTACCCCCGCCTCATCGACTACGACTTCACCGCCACGATGGAGAACGAGCTGGACGAGATCGCCGGCGGTGACCACGCCGCTGTCGACTTCCTCACCGCGTTCTACTTCGGCAGCTCCAACGGTGCCGGTGACCAGGACATCGCCCGTTCCGGTGGGCTCAAGAAGCTGGTCACCGAGAACCTCAGCGACATCGACGCCCGCAGCGTCAACTCCATCCCGCTCTTCACCGACGACGACGGCCGCGAGGTCGTCGTCCGGGTCGGCCGGTACGGGCCGTACCTGCAACGGGAGCTGCCCGGCGGCGAGCAGCCGGCACCCGCTGCCGAGGGCGAGGAGGGTGGCACCCAGGGCGACCGGGCGCCGATCCCCGAGGGCCTCGCCCCGGACGAGCTGACCCCGGAAAAGGTGCACGAGCTGTTCCTCGGCGGCAGCGGCGAGCGCAAGCTCGGCGACGACCCGGCCACCGGCGAGCCGATCGTGCTCAAGTCCGGCCGGTTCGGCCCGTACGTCTCCAGCGGCGAGCGGAAGTCGTCGCTGCTGCGTACGCAGACACCTGACTCGCTGACCCTGGAGGAGGCGCTCAAGCTGCTCAGCCTTCCCCGGTTGATCGGTGTCGCCCCGGACGGCGTCGAGGTCTTCGCCAACAACGGTCGCTACGGCCCGTACGTCAAGCGGGGCGAGGAGTTCCGTTCGCTGGAGTCCGAGGACCAGATGTTCACCGTCGGCCTGGACGAGGCGCTGGCCCTGCTGGCCGCCCCGAAGACCCGTGGCCGGCGTGCCGCCGCGCCGCCGTTGCGTGAGATGGGTGTCGACCCGGCGACCGAGAAGCCGCTGGTGATCAAGGATGGTCGCTTTGGCCCGTACGTCACCGACGGGGAGTTCAACGCGTCGCTGCGGCGTGGGCAGACCCCGGAGGCGCTGACCATCGAGGAAGCCTCCGAGATGCTCGCCGAGAAGCGGGCCAAGGGTCCGGCGCCACGGAAGAAGGCGGCGGCGAAGAAGGCCCCGGCCAAGAAGGCCACCGCGGCGAAGAAGACGGCTGCGGCCACAAAGTCCACGGCCGCAGAGAAGACGACGACGGCCAAGGCGACGACGGCCAAGAAGGCCGCCCCCCGCAAGGCCGCGTCGAACACGGAGTAGCCCGACCCAACGAGATCTTGGAAGGAATCCGCCCCTGGAGGGGCACTTTCCTTCCAAGATCTCGTCGTTTGTCCACAGGGGCGGCCGGGCTGGGTGGTCGGGCGGAGACTTGACGGTTATGAGTCTTCGGGGGACGTCGTCGACGGCCGCCTACGGTCGCCGGCTGCCGAGCGATGACGCGGACGAGCTGACCTGGCTGCTCTTCCACCAAGATGACGTGCTGAGCCTCGACCAGGCGCGGCGGCACCTGTCAGCAAAGGCCATCCGACATCGCCTGGCGGCCGGGATGTGGCGACAGGTTCACCGGGCCGTGTTCGTCGCCCACAACGGGCCGGTCGGCCCCGACCAGTTCCGGTGGGCGGCCGTCCTCGCCGCAGGGCCGCAGGCGCTCCTCGGTGGCCTGACCGCAGCGCAGGCCGGAGGTCTACGGGGGTTCCCCGGTCGCCCGATCCACGTGCTGCTCCCCGCCTCCTGCCGGCGTGGCTCGATGCCGCCAGGTGTGTTGGTGCACCGGACCACGACATTGACAGATCGAGACGTGCTGGCCGTCGGGCAGCCTCGACGGACCATGCCGGCTCGTTCGATCGTGGACGCCGCCCAGTGGGCCGGCGATGACCAGCAGGCCCGGGCGGTCGTCGCCGCAGCATTCCAGCAACGGCTCGTGGCCGCCGACGACCTGCACCGGATCGTCGAGGCGTTGCCCCGGGTCCGCCGTCGTCAACTGATCCTGGCCACGGCTGCGGACGCCGCCGGAGGTGCGCACTCCTTGGCGGAACTGGACTTCGCCGGCCTGGTCCGTCGCGCGGGCCTACCGGAGCCGGCGCGGCAGAAGATCCGTTACGACTCGACCGGGCGACGGCGCTACCTGGACGCCTACTTCGAGCAGTGGAGAGTGCACGTCGAGATCGACGGCGGGCAGCACGTCGATCCGCGCGCATGGTGGGCGGACATGCGTCGCCAGAACGATCTGTGGATGGTCGGCGACCGCATACTCCGGTTCCCGGCCTGGGTGATCCGCGCTCACCCGGACGAGGTTCTCCGTCAAATCCTGGGGGCGCTGCGTGCGGCCGGATGGAGCGGCTGAAGATCTTGGAAGGAACCTGCCCCTGGAAGGGCCATTTCCTTCCAAGATCTCCAAGCCGGGCCGGCGGCCGGGCCGACGGCCCGGCCGGCGGGCCGGGCTTCGGGCCGGGGCTTTAGGCGCCGAGGACGTGGGTCAGGTGGGGGTTGGTGAAGACCCGGTTCGGGTCCAGGCGGTCGCGGACGGCCTGGAAATCGGCGAAACGGGGATAGGCCGCCGCCAGCGAGGCCGCGTCGCGATAGTGCATCTTGCCCCAGTGCGGACGGCCGCCCAGCCCGGCGGCCACCTCCTCGAAGGCCCGGAAGTACGGCTCGTACGGCATGCCGACGTACTGGTGCACGGCGATGTAGGCGTTGTCCCGCCCGTAGCCGTGGGAGAGCCAGATGTCGTCGGCGGCGGTGAAGCGCACCTCCACCGGGAAGAGCACCTTGAACGGCAGCCCGTCCACGATCCGCCGGAGGGCGGTGAGCGCCTCGGGCAGTGCCTCGCGGGGCAGGCCGTACTCCATCTCCATGAAGCGGACCCGGCGTGGGGTGCAGAACACCCGGTCGGAGCGGCCGGTGTACCGGCGTTCGGTGAGGGCGCGGGCGGAGATTGCGCTGATCCCCGGCGCGAGGGCGGGCACGGCCCGGCCGAGCCGGCAGGCCCCGGCGAAGACGGTGTTGGACAGGAAGTCGTCGTCCAGCCAGCCGCGCCAGCGGGACAGCGGCCGGTCGTCGGCGGGT is a window of Micromonospora sp. WMMD961 DNA encoding:
- the topA gene encoding type I DNA topoisomerase, with the translated sequence MPSNAGTTRLVIVESPAKAKTISGYLGPGYVVEASFGHVRDLPRNAADVPAKYKGESWARLGVDVDNGFHALYVVSADRKQQISKLVKLAKEVDEIFLATDEDREGEAIAWHLVETLKPKVPVKRMVFHEITKPAIQAAVANPREIDRDLVDAQEARRILDRLYGYEVSPVLWKKVMPKLSAGRVQSVATRIVVERERQRMAFRTAEYWDILATLAVADAGEGPRAFNATLIALNGDRIATGKDFEPTTGRVRAGAGVVHLDEGGARGLAARLEGRPFTVTRVEEKPYRRRPYAPFITSTLQQEAARKLRLSSQQTMRTAQRLYENGYITYMRTDSVNLSETAISAARRQIVELYGERSVPPEPRRYTGKVKNAQEAHEAIRPAGDNFRTPGEVAKELSAEEFKLYELIWRRTIASQMTDAVGSSVSVRIRAVSTSQEEADFGATGKTITDPGFLRAYVESSDDENAEAEDAERRLPTLVKDQPLTADELAAQGHHTQPPSRYTEASLVKALEELGIGRPSTYASIMQTIQDRGYVTKRGQAMIPTFLAFAVIGLMERHYPRLIDYDFTATMENELDEIAGGDHAAVDFLTAFYFGSSNGAGDQDIARSGGLKKLVTENLSDIDARSVNSIPLFTDDDGREVVVRVGRYGPYLQRELPGGEQPAPAAEGEEGGTQGDRAPIPEGLAPDELTPEKVHELFLGGSGERKLGDDPATGEPIVLKSGRFGPYVSSGERKSSLLRTQTPDSLTLEEALKLLSLPRLIGVAPDGVEVFANNGRYGPYVKRGEEFRSLESEDQMFTVGLDEALALLAAPKTRGRRAAAPPLREMGVDPATEKPLVIKDGRFGPYVTDGEFNASLRRGQTPEALTIEEASEMLAEKRAKGPAPRKKAAAKKAPAKKATAAKKTAAATKSTAAEKTTTAKATTAKKAAPRKAASNTE
- a CDS encoding DUF559 domain-containing protein, with protein sequence MSLRGTSSTAAYGRRLPSDDADELTWLLFHQDDVLSLDQARRHLSAKAIRHRLAAGMWRQVHRAVFVAHNGPVGPDQFRWAAVLAAGPQALLGGLTAAQAGGLRGFPGRPIHVLLPASCRRGSMPPGVLVHRTTTLTDRDVLAVGQPRRTMPARSIVDAAQWAGDDQQARAVVAAAFQQRLVAADDLHRIVEALPRVRRRQLILATAADAAGGAHSLAELDFAGLVRRAGLPEPARQKIRYDSTGRRRYLDAYFEQWRVHVEIDGGQHVDPRAWWADMRRQNDLWMVGDRILRFPAWVIRAHPDEVLRQILGALRAAGWSG